The proteins below come from a single Micromonospora citrea genomic window:
- a CDS encoding RNA-binding protein, whose translation MRTPASRPDMALRPALEHLVKGIVDHPDDVRVRLVDNRRGKRLEVRVHPEDLGTVIGRSGRTAKALRQVIGSIGGRGVRVDIVDSY comes from the coding sequence GTGCGGACTCCGGCGAGCAGGCCTGACATGGCACTGCGTCCGGCGCTGGAGCACCTGGTCAAGGGCATCGTCGACCACCCCGATGACGTGCGCGTCCGGCTGGTCGACAACCGTCGGGGCAAGCGGCTGGAAGTCCGCGTGCACCCGGAGGACCTCGGCACGGTGATCGGGCGGTCCGGCCGGACCGCCAAGGCGCTGCGCCAGGTGATCGGCTCCATCGGCGGGCGCGGCGTGCGCGTCGACATCGTCGACTCGTACTGA
- a CDS encoding DUF402 domain-containing protein: MRFEPGRLIVHRNVRRGRIGWVRTARVVSDDERGLLLWVPRDAPVAAEVTEAGAGMRSVPFAEWVCSSYRLAPGRWHGPSVLKFLPAGAAHSVWWFRDAHDRFATWYVNLEEPGVRWDDGRLAGVDMTDQDLDVVVRPDRGWEWKDEDEFAERLAFPEHYWVPDPDAVRAEGKRVIALAEAGEFPFDGTWCDFVPPAEWTVPEELPPGWDRPPAR; encoded by the coding sequence GTGAGGTTCGAACCGGGGCGGTTGATCGTCCACCGCAACGTGCGTCGGGGCCGGATCGGCTGGGTCCGCACCGCCCGGGTGGTCAGCGACGACGAGCGGGGCCTGCTGCTCTGGGTGCCCCGCGACGCGCCGGTCGCGGCCGAGGTCACCGAGGCCGGGGCGGGCATGCGGTCGGTCCCGTTCGCCGAGTGGGTCTGCTCGTCCTACCGTCTCGCCCCGGGCCGGTGGCACGGCCCGTCGGTGCTGAAGTTCCTGCCCGCCGGGGCGGCCCACTCGGTCTGGTGGTTCCGCGACGCGCACGACCGCTTCGCCACCTGGTACGTCAACCTGGAGGAGCCCGGCGTGCGCTGGGACGACGGCCGGCTCGCCGGGGTCGACATGACCGACCAGGACCTCGACGTGGTCGTCCGGCCCGATCGTGGCTGGGAGTGGAAGGACGAGGACGAGTTCGCCGAGCGGCTCGCCTTCCCCGAGCACTACTGGGTCCCCGACCCGGACGCGGTCCGGGCCGAGGGCAAGCGGGTGATCGCACTGGCCGAGGCGGGCGAGTTTCCCTTCGACGGCACCTGGTGCGACTTCGTCCCGCCGGCGGAGTGGACCGTCCCCGAGGAGCTTCCGCCGGGCTGGGACCGCCCTCCGGCGCGCTGA
- the lepB gene encoding signal peptidase I, whose product MIDEQTDKPRSSFWKELPILLGVAILVAVLVRAFVLQTFFIPSPSMENTLQIDDRVLVNKLVYDFRSPHRGEVIVFKAPLEWSSNPDGEDFIKRVIGVGGDHVVCCDPQERLVINGKPLDEPYIFPGDKTAEEFDITVPKGRLWVMGDHREASGDSLEHWQQSGQDINAATIPEDEVVGRAFTVFWPVNRATWLSVPKEFEGIPEP is encoded by the coding sequence GTGATTGACGAGCAGACCGACAAGCCGCGCAGTTCCTTCTGGAAGGAGCTGCCCATCCTCCTGGGCGTGGCGATCCTGGTCGCGGTGCTGGTGCGCGCCTTCGTGCTGCAGACCTTCTTCATCCCCTCCCCGTCCATGGAGAACACTCTCCAGATCGACGATCGGGTGCTGGTCAACAAGCTGGTATACGACTTCCGGTCGCCGCACCGGGGCGAGGTCATCGTCTTCAAGGCGCCCCTGGAGTGGAGCAGCAACCCCGACGGAGAGGACTTCATCAAGCGGGTCATCGGCGTCGGCGGCGACCACGTGGTCTGCTGCGACCCGCAGGAGCGGCTGGTGATCAACGGCAAGCCGCTGGACGAGCCGTACATCTTCCCCGGCGACAAGACGGCCGAGGAGTTCGACATCACCGTCCCGAAGGGCCGGCTCTGGGTGATGGGCGACCACCGGGAGGCGTCGGGCGACTCGCTGGAGCACTGGCAGCAGTCCGGGCAGGACATCAACGCGGCCACCATCCCCGAGGACGAGGTCGTCGGGCGGGCGTTCACCGTGTTCTGGCCGGTCAACCGCGCCACCTGGCTGAGCGTGCCCAAGGAGTTCGAGGGGATCCCCGAGCCGTAG
- the rpsP gene encoding 30S ribosomal protein S16, whose translation MAVKIRLLRMGKIRNPQYRIVVADSRTKRDGRAIEFVGIYQPKEDPSVIEVKSDRVQYWLSVGAQPSEAVQRLLELTGDWQKFKGLPAPPPLKVAPERVDRTAAYEAEAKAAAGLAETPAKPAKKAAKTEAPAAEEAPKTEEQAGADSGEQA comes from the coding sequence GTGGCCGTAAAGATCCGGCTCCTGCGGATGGGCAAGATCCGCAACCCGCAGTACCGCATCGTCGTCGCCGACTCGCGCACCAAGCGCGACGGCCGGGCGATCGAGTTCGTCGGGATCTACCAGCCGAAGGAAGACCCTTCGGTGATCGAGGTCAAGTCGGACCGGGTCCAGTACTGGCTGTCCGTCGGCGCCCAGCCGAGCGAGGCGGTGCAGCGGCTGCTGGAGCTGACCGGTGACTGGCAGAAGTTCAAGGGCCTGCCGGCCCCGCCGCCGCTGAAGGTCGCCCCGGAGCGGGTCGACCGCACCGCGGCCTACGAGGCCGAGGCGAAGGCCGCCGCCGGCCTGGCCGAGACCCCGGCCAAGCCGGCCAAGAAGGCCGCCAAGACCGAGGCTCCGGCCGCCGAGGAGGCGCCGAAGACCGAGGAGCAGGCCGGTGCGGACTCCGGCGAGCAGGCCTGA
- a CDS encoding amidohydrolase family protein, translating to MAWHVRGVVLPDDEVRDLWLVGDRVTFTPVPGAQTIADGGFVLPGLIDAHCHIGIARGGAPITSLDQARELARTDRDAGVLAIRDAGSPYPYPELDDAEDLPRLARAGRHIAPPKRYLRDIGVEVGAAEVAATVAAQARAGNGWVKLVGDWIDRGVGDLAPAWDADTMAAAVEAAHAAGVRAAVHTFSESAVEIMVRAGVDSVEHGTGLSLDLIDEMARRGTALVPTMINIRTFGGIADQARAKFPGYADHMLTLRDRFPEVVRAAYEAGVPIYVGTDAGGGIDHGLAAEEMLLLHEQAGMSTVDVLAAASWRAREWLGFPGLVEGGLADLVVYAEDPRADLRAVRRPARIVLRGRVVR from the coding sequence ATGGCCTGGCACGTACGCGGCGTGGTGCTGCCCGACGACGAGGTCCGTGACCTGTGGCTGGTCGGGGACCGGGTGACCTTCACCCCGGTTCCGGGCGCGCAGACCATCGCCGACGGCGGCTTCGTGCTGCCCGGCCTGATCGACGCGCACTGCCACATCGGCATCGCCCGGGGCGGCGCCCCGATCACCTCGCTCGACCAGGCCCGGGAACTCGCCCGCACCGACCGGGACGCCGGCGTCCTCGCGATCCGCGACGCCGGGTCGCCGTACCCGTACCCCGAACTGGACGACGCCGAAGACCTGCCGCGGCTGGCCCGCGCCGGCCGGCACATCGCGCCGCCGAAGCGCTACCTGCGCGACATCGGCGTGGAGGTCGGCGCGGCGGAGGTGGCGGCGACCGTGGCCGCGCAGGCGCGGGCCGGCAACGGCTGGGTCAAGCTGGTCGGCGACTGGATCGACCGGGGCGTCGGCGACCTCGCCCCGGCCTGGGACGCCGACACGATGGCCGCCGCCGTCGAGGCCGCGCACGCCGCCGGCGTACGGGCCGCCGTGCACACCTTCTCCGAGTCGGCCGTCGAGATCATGGTGCGGGCCGGGGTGGACTCGGTCGAGCACGGCACCGGGCTGAGCCTCGACCTGATCGACGAGATGGCCCGGCGGGGCACCGCCCTGGTCCCCACGATGATCAACATCCGGACCTTCGGCGGGATCGCCGACCAGGCGCGCGCCAAGTTCCCCGGCTACGCCGACCACATGCTCACCCTGCGCGACCGCTTCCCCGAGGTGGTGCGGGCCGCGTACGAGGCGGGGGTGCCGATCTACGTGGGCACCGACGCGGGCGGCGGCATCGACCACGGCCTCGCGGCGGAGGAGATGCTGCTGCTGCACGAGCAGGCGGGGATGTCCACGGTCGACGTGCTCGCCGCCGCCTCCTGGCGGGCCCGGGAGTGGCTCGGCTTCCCCGGCCTGGTCGAGGGCGGCCTCGCCGACCTGGTCGTCTACGCCGAGGACCCGCGCGCCGACCTGCGCGCCGTGCGCCGCCCCGCCCGGATCGTGCTGCGCGGTCGCGTCGTCCGCTGA
- a CDS encoding sulfite oxidase gives MTTVDDVSRPSRLAEPDEGITVEELRLAARNHGIPLEALRYDVTPAGLHYLLIHYDIPDLDPATHAVTVGGAVDRPLALDLAALRARPRVTRRVTLECAGNGRALLHPRPVSQPWLVEAVGNAEWTGTPLAPLLREAGIAADAVDVVFTGADHGVERGVEQDYQRALPVADALREEVLLAYEMNGAPLLPQHGAPLRLIVPGWYGMAHVKWLRAIDVRTEAFDGYQNAVAYRLRRDADDPGVPVTRIEPRALVRPPGFPDFMSRTRVLRPGPCTLDGRAWSGHAPVVSVEVTTDGGATWAPARLDDQSGGEFAWRGWRHEWTAEPGRHVLGARATDASGRTQPVEQPWNRGGFANNLVQRVEVVVLPG, from the coding sequence ATGACCACTGTGGACGACGTGAGCCGGCCGTCCCGGCTGGCCGAGCCGGACGAGGGGATCACCGTCGAGGAGTTGCGGCTGGCCGCCCGCAACCACGGCATCCCGCTGGAGGCGCTGCGCTACGACGTCACCCCGGCAGGCCTGCACTACCTGCTCATCCACTACGACATCCCGGACCTCGACCCGGCGACCCACGCGGTGACCGTGGGCGGCGCGGTGGACCGGCCGCTGGCCCTGGACCTCGCCGCGCTGCGCGCCCGCCCACGGGTGACCCGGCGGGTGACGCTGGAGTGCGCCGGCAACGGGCGGGCCCTGCTGCACCCCAGGCCGGTGAGTCAGCCGTGGCTGGTGGAGGCGGTCGGCAACGCCGAGTGGACCGGCACCCCGCTGGCTCCGCTGCTCCGGGAGGCGGGGATCGCCGCCGACGCCGTGGACGTGGTCTTCACCGGCGCCGACCACGGCGTGGAGCGCGGCGTCGAGCAGGACTACCAGCGCGCGCTGCCGGTCGCCGACGCGCTGCGGGAGGAGGTGCTGCTGGCGTACGAGATGAACGGCGCTCCCCTGCTGCCGCAGCACGGCGCCCCGCTGCGGCTGATCGTGCCCGGCTGGTACGGCATGGCGCACGTCAAGTGGCTCCGCGCGATCGACGTGCGCACCGAGGCGTTCGACGGCTACCAGAACGCGGTCGCCTACCGGCTGCGGCGGGACGCCGACGACCCGGGCGTGCCGGTGACCCGGATCGAGCCACGGGCGCTGGTCAGGCCGCCGGGCTTCCCCGACTTCATGTCCCGCACCCGGGTGCTGCGCCCGGGGCCCTGCACGCTGGACGGTCGCGCCTGGTCGGGCCACGCCCCGGTCGTCTCGGTCGAGGTGACCACCGACGGCGGGGCCACCTGGGCACCGGCCAGGCTGGACGATCAGTCGGGTGGCGAGTTCGCCTGGCGCGGGTGGCGTCACGAGTGGACGGCGGAGCCGGGGCGGCACGTGCTCGGCGCCCGCGCCACCGACGCGTCGGGCCGGACCCAGCCGGTCGAGCAGCCGTGGAACCGGGGCGGCTTCGCCAACAACCTCGTCCAACGGGTCGAGGTCGTGGTGCTGCCGGGATGA
- the rimM gene encoding ribosome maturation factor RimM (Essential for efficient processing of 16S rRNA), protein MQLIVGRIGKPHGIRGEVTVEVRTDEPEARFAPGMVLCTMPGAVPPAAPSGGVLRTMPGAVPPAAPGGRGPRVEPGASPQPGHGEPFRVPAELTVEAARWHQGRLLVAFEGVADRDVAEALRGTLLAVDSADVAPPEDPEEFHDHQLVGLAVVTPAGERLGEVARIDHAPASDLLVLRRPEGRTALIPFVKAIVPEVDLAGGRVVVDPPAGLLDL, encoded by the coding sequence ATGCAGCTCATCGTCGGCAGGATCGGCAAGCCGCACGGCATCCGCGGTGAGGTCACCGTGGAGGTGCGGACCGACGAGCCCGAGGCGCGCTTCGCCCCCGGCATGGTGCTGTGCACCATGCCGGGGGCGGTGCCCCCGGCCGCGCCCAGCGGTGGCGTGCTGCGCACCATGCCGGGGGCGGTGCCCCCGGCCGCGCCCGGCGGTCGCGGGCCGCGCGTCGAGCCGGGAGCGTCGCCGCAGCCCGGGCACGGCGAGCCCTTCCGGGTGCCCGCCGAGCTGACCGTGGAGGCTGCCCGCTGGCACCAGGGGCGGCTGCTGGTCGCGTTCGAGGGCGTCGCGGACCGGGACGTCGCCGAGGCGCTGCGCGGCACGCTGCTGGCGGTCGACAGCGCCGACGTCGCCCCGCCGGAGGACCCGGAGGAGTTCCACGACCACCAGCTCGTCGGGCTGGCCGTGGTCACCCCGGCCGGCGAGCGGCTGGGCGAGGTGGCCCGGATCGACCACGCCCCCGCCTCCGACCTGCTGGTGCTGCGCCGGCCCGAGGGCCGCACCGCACTCATCCCGTTCGTCAAGGCGATCGTCCCCGAGGTTGACCTCGCCGGCGGTCGCGTCGTCGTCGACCCGCCGGCCGGTCTGCTCGACCTGTAG
- the trmD gene encoding tRNA (guanosine(37)-N1)-methyltransferase TrmD, whose protein sequence is MRVDIVSIFPEYFAPLDLSLIGKARSNGTLRLAVHDLRAWTHDVHRTVDDTPYGGGPGMVMRPEPWGEALDALAPAEAAPPRLVVPAPTGAPFTQAMAHELAAEPHLLFACGRYEGIDQRVLDHAATRMPVTEVSLGDYVLFGGEVAVLVILEAVTRLLPGVLGNAGSLDEESHAHGLLEAPMYTKPASWRGLDVPEVLRSGDHGRIARWRRDEALTRTALRRPDMLAALDPQRLDERDVAALDRAGFQVRPGDVAK, encoded by the coding sequence ATGCGCGTCGACATCGTGTCGATCTTCCCGGAGTACTTCGCCCCGCTGGACCTGTCGTTGATCGGCAAGGCGCGGTCGAACGGCACGCTGCGGCTGGCCGTACACGATCTGCGAGCCTGGACCCACGACGTGCACCGCACGGTCGACGACACGCCCTACGGCGGCGGGCCCGGCATGGTGATGCGGCCCGAGCCGTGGGGCGAGGCGCTCGACGCGCTCGCCCCGGCGGAGGCGGCCCCGCCCCGGCTGGTGGTGCCCGCGCCGACCGGTGCCCCCTTCACCCAGGCGATGGCGCACGAGCTGGCCGCCGAGCCGCACCTGCTCTTCGCCTGCGGCCGCTACGAGGGCATCGACCAGCGGGTGCTCGACCACGCCGCCACCCGGATGCCGGTGACCGAGGTCTCCCTCGGCGACTACGTCCTCTTCGGTGGCGAGGTCGCCGTCCTGGTGATCCTGGAGGCGGTCACCCGGCTGCTGCCCGGGGTGCTCGGCAACGCGGGCTCCCTGGACGAGGAGTCGCACGCCCACGGGCTGCTGGAGGCGCCGATGTACACGAAGCCGGCCAGCTGGCGCGGGCTGGACGTGCCGGAGGTGCTCCGCTCCGGCGACCACGGCCGGATCGCCCGCTGGCGGCGGGACGAGGCGCTGACCCGCACCGCCCTGCGCCGTCCGGACATGCTCGCCGCGCTCGACCCGCAGCGCCTGGACGAACGGGACGTCGCGGCGCTGGACCGGGCCGGATTTCAGGTGCGGCCGGGGGATGTGGCAAAGTAG
- the rplS gene encoding 50S ribosomal protein L19, which translates to MNILDALDAQSKRTDLPDFRAGDTVKVHARVVEGNRSRVQIFQGVVIRRQGDGLRETFSVRKISFGVGVERTYPINSPAIDRIEVVTRGDVRRAKLYYLRELRGKKAKIKEKREKQPS; encoded by the coding sequence ATGAACATCCTGGACGCCCTTGACGCCCAGTCGAAGCGCACCGACCTCCCCGACTTCCGTGCCGGTGACACCGTCAAGGTGCACGCCCGGGTCGTCGAGGGCAACCGGTCCCGTGTCCAGATCTTCCAGGGCGTCGTCATCCGCCGCCAGGGTGACGGTCTGCGCGAGACCTTCTCGGTCCGCAAGATCAGCTTCGGCGTCGGTGTCGAGCGCACCTACCCGATCAACAGCCCGGCCATCGACCGGATCGAGGTCGTGACCCGCGGTGACGTCCGCCGCGCCAAGCTCTACTACCTGCGTGAGCTGCGGGGCAAGAAGGCCAAGATCAAGGAGAAGCGCGAGAAGCAGCCGAGCTGA
- a CDS encoding ribonuclease HII → MLTPPRTVVRREGGLYALERALQRRGFRHVAGADEAGRGACAGPLVAAAAILPEGRRGEIDGLADSKLLTPASRERVHDEVVARALAYSVVVVPAEEVDERGLHVCNLAAMRRALASLATRPDYVLTDGFGVDGLDVPGLAVWKGDRVAACVAAASVLAKVTRDRIMVELDGAFPGYGFAEHKGYITPEHSAALRERGPCREHRFSYVNVAAVSGRDGAPPRARRPVGASLDEPMGRSCAPGGTVGVALGEQPRPPASVGEDVVMEGGVR, encoded by the coding sequence GTGCTGACGCCGCCGCGCACGGTGGTGCGCCGCGAGGGTGGGCTCTACGCGCTGGAGCGCGCGTTGCAGCGGCGCGGCTTCCGGCACGTCGCCGGCGCCGACGAGGCGGGTCGCGGGGCGTGCGCCGGGCCGCTGGTCGCCGCCGCCGCGATCCTGCCCGAGGGGCGCCGGGGCGAGATCGACGGCCTGGCCGACTCGAAGCTGCTCACCCCGGCCAGCCGGGAGCGGGTCCACGACGAGGTCGTCGCCCGTGCCCTGGCGTACTCGGTGGTGGTCGTCCCCGCCGAGGAGGTCGACGAGCGGGGCCTGCACGTGTGCAACCTGGCCGCGATGCGCCGCGCCCTGGCGTCCCTGGCCACCCGCCCCGACTACGTGCTGACCGACGGCTTCGGGGTCGACGGCCTCGACGTGCCGGGGCTGGCGGTGTGGAAGGGCGACCGGGTGGCCGCCTGCGTGGCGGCGGCGAGCGTGCTCGCCAAGGTCACCCGGGACCGCATCATGGTCGAGCTGGACGGGGCGTTCCCCGGCTACGGCTTCGCCGAGCACAAGGGTTACATCACGCCGGAGCACAGTGCGGCGCTGCGCGAGCGCGGGCCGTGCCGGGAGCACCGGTTCTCGTACGTCAACGTGGCGGCGGTGTCCGGCCGGGACGGCGCCCCACCCCGGGCCCGCCGACCGGTGGGCGCAAGCCTGGACGAGCCGATGGGGCGCTCTTGCGCGCCAGGGGGTACCGTCGGCGTGGCGTTGGGCGAGCAGCCTCGGCCTCCGGCGTCGGTGGGGGAAGATGTGGTCATGGAAGGCGGAGTGCGATGA
- a CDS encoding NUDIX hydrolase, which yields MTDYTPRRAARVLLVDAAGRVLLFSGFDPARPEDGRWWFTPGGGLDPGETYAECAARELAEETGLRLPVPAFGAPVHRDVTEYPFDGVWYRQEQEFFLVRVSGHEVDTTGFSEVERASVAAHRWWRMDELAATDERYYPPDLPAVLTRALAGAPTTDGGVPC from the coding sequence GTGACCGACTACACCCCTCGGCGCGCGGCGCGCGTCCTGCTCGTCGACGCGGCGGGTCGGGTGCTGCTGTTCAGCGGCTTCGACCCGGCCCGTCCCGAGGACGGTCGCTGGTGGTTCACCCCGGGCGGAGGGCTGGACCCGGGCGAGACGTATGCCGAGTGCGCGGCGCGGGAACTGGCCGAGGAGACCGGGCTGCGGCTGCCGGTCCCGGCGTTCGGCGCGCCGGTGCACCGCGACGTGACCGAGTATCCGTTCGACGGCGTCTGGTACCGGCAGGAGCAGGAGTTCTTCCTGGTGCGGGTGAGCGGGCACGAGGTGGACACCACCGGCTTCAGCGAGGTCGAGCGGGCCAGCGTCGCCGCCCACCGCTGGTGGCGGATGGACGAGCTGGCCGCCACCGACGAGCGCTACTATCCGCCGGATCTGCCGGCGGTGCTGACCAGGGCGCTGGCGGGGGCGCCGACGACCGACGGAGGTGTGCCGTGCTGA
- the proS gene encoding proline--tRNA ligase, whose amino-acid sequence MARVLTPRAEDFPRWYQDLIAKAKLADNGPVRGTMVIRPAGYAIWERMQAEMDARIKAAGAENAYFPLFIPESYLKREAEHVEGFSPELAVVTHGGGKQLAEPVVVRPTSETVIGEFMAKWIDSYRDLPLLLNQWANVVRWELRPRVFLRTSEFLWQEGHTAHATRSDARAYARRILHEAYEDLMVNVLGIPVVVGLKTARERFAGATATYTCEGMMGDGKALQLGTSHELGQNFAKAFDISYSSAEGGREHAWTTSWGTSTRMLGGLIMCHGDDNGLRVPPKLAPVQAYVMVVKDGEGVGEAAAKLRDGLRDAGVRVALDDRTDTPFGRRAVDAELRGYPVRVEVGPRDLAAGNAVVVRRTDGSKSPTPVTDVVAAVLAALDADQRALHDQALAHRRSRTVEVSTLAEAIEAAATGWAMVPWSAVGAQGEAEANGQGVTVRCLLRADGSVPDSEDEPDLVAILARAY is encoded by the coding sequence ATGGCACGCGTGCTCACTCCCCGTGCGGAGGACTTTCCCCGCTGGTACCAGGACCTGATCGCCAAGGCGAAGCTGGCCGACAACGGCCCGGTCCGGGGGACCATGGTCATCCGACCGGCCGGCTACGCCATCTGGGAGCGGATGCAGGCCGAGATGGACGCCCGGATCAAGGCGGCGGGCGCGGAGAACGCGTACTTCCCGCTCTTCATCCCCGAGAGCTACCTCAAGCGCGAGGCGGAGCACGTCGAGGGCTTCTCGCCGGAACTCGCGGTGGTCACCCACGGCGGCGGCAAGCAGCTCGCCGAGCCGGTGGTGGTGCGCCCCACCAGCGAGACCGTCATCGGCGAGTTCATGGCCAAGTGGATCGACTCCTACCGGGACCTGCCGCTGCTGCTCAACCAGTGGGCCAACGTGGTCCGCTGGGAGCTGCGCCCCCGGGTCTTCCTGCGCACCAGCGAGTTCCTCTGGCAGGAGGGGCACACCGCGCACGCGACCCGCTCCGACGCGCGGGCCTACGCCCGGCGGATCCTGCACGAGGCGTACGAGGACCTGATGGTCAACGTGCTGGGCATCCCGGTGGTCGTCGGCCTGAAGACGGCCCGGGAGCGCTTCGCCGGCGCCACCGCCACCTACACCTGCGAAGGCATGATGGGCGACGGCAAGGCCCTCCAGCTCGGCACCAGCCACGAGCTGGGGCAGAACTTCGCCAAGGCGTTCGACATCAGCTACTCGTCGGCCGAGGGCGGCCGGGAGCACGCCTGGACGACCTCCTGGGGCACCTCCACCCGCATGCTCGGCGGCCTGATCATGTGCCACGGCGACGACAACGGCCTGCGGGTGCCGCCGAAGCTGGCGCCGGTGCAGGCGTACGTCATGGTGGTCAAGGACGGCGAGGGCGTCGGCGAGGCGGCGGCCAAGCTGCGCGACGGCCTGCGCGACGCCGGCGTCCGGGTCGCGCTCGACGACCGCACCGACACCCCGTTCGGCCGCCGGGCCGTCGACGCCGAGCTGCGCGGCTATCCCGTACGCGTCGAGGTCGGCCCCCGCGACCTGGCCGCCGGCAACGCGGTCGTGGTCCGGCGCACGGACGGCTCGAAGTCCCCGACGCCGGTAACCGACGTGGTCGCCGCCGTGCTGGCCGCCCTCGACGCCGACCAGCGCGCGCTGCACGACCAGGCCCTGGCCCACCGCCGCTCCCGCACCGTCGAGGTGTCGACCCTGGCCGAGGCGATCGAGGCGGCGGCCACCGGCTGGGCCATGGTGCCGTGGTCGGCGGTCGGCGCCCAGGGCGAGGCGGAGGCGAACGGCCAGGGCGTCACCGTGCGCTGCCTGCTGCGCGCCGACGGCTCGGTGCCCGACTCCGAGGACGAGCCGGACCTCGTCGCCATCCTGGCCCGCGCCTACTGA
- a CDS encoding TetR/AcrR family transcriptional regulator, producing MAEVRDGTRSREAIVEAARALTIASGWDGVRMGAVARAAGVSRQTVYNEFGTKAGLAEALARREIDRFVGDVRSLLHAHGDDVRAAAHATISHTLRQAAGDPLIKAVLTSTRGGSDELLPYLTTRQELVLTEATDALLEWAGRVLPGADRAAVAFATDSVVRLVISHIVLPGAPVEQTATALADLAVHLLVHAVTQGTGSY from the coding sequence ATGGCTGAGGTGAGGGACGGCACCCGCTCGCGGGAGGCGATCGTCGAGGCCGCCCGGGCGTTGACCATCGCGAGCGGCTGGGACGGCGTCCGGATGGGTGCCGTCGCGCGCGCGGCCGGAGTGAGCCGGCAGACGGTCTACAACGAGTTCGGCACCAAGGCGGGGCTGGCCGAGGCGCTCGCCCGGCGGGAGATCGACCGCTTCGTCGGCGACGTGCGCTCCCTCCTGCACGCGCACGGCGACGACGTCCGGGCCGCCGCGCACGCGACCATCTCGCACACCCTCCGGCAGGCGGCCGGCGATCCGCTGATCAAGGCGGTCCTGACCAGCACCCGGGGCGGCTCGGACGAGCTGCTGCCCTATCTGACCACCCGCCAGGAGCTGGTGCTGACGGAGGCCACGGACGCCCTGCTGGAGTGGGCCGGCCGCGTGCTGCCGGGCGCCGACCGGGCCGCCGTCGCCTTCGCCACGGACTCCGTCGTCCGCCTGGTGATCAGCCACATCGTCCTGCCCGGCGCCCCGGTCGAGCAGACCGCCACGGCCCTGGCCGACCTCGCCGTCCACCTCCTCGTGCACGCGGTCACCCAGGGCACCGGCAGCTACTGA
- a CDS encoding DUF2469 domain-containing protein — protein sequence MSAEDLEKYETEMELQLYREYRDIVRQFSYVVETERRFYLANQVDLHVRNSDGEVYFEVEMHDAWVWDMYRPARFVKNVRVMTFKDVNVEELEKPDISLPADSGFGG from the coding sequence ATGAGCGCGGAAGATCTCGAGAAGTACGAGACCGAGATGGAGCTGCAGCTCTACCGGGAGTACCGCGACATTGTCCGCCAGTTCTCCTACGTGGTGGAGACCGAGCGCCGGTTCTACCTGGCCAACCAGGTGGACCTGCACGTGCGCAACTCCGACGGCGAGGTCTACTTCGAGGTCGAGATGCACGACGCCTGGGTGTGGGACATGTATCGTCCCGCCCGCTTCGTCAAGAACGTCCGGGTGATGACCTTCAAGGACGTCAACGTCGAGGAGCTGGAGAAGCCGGACATCTCCCTCCCCGCCGACTCCGGCTTCGGCGGCTGA